In Henningerozyma blattae CBS 6284 chromosome 6, complete genome, the following are encoded in one genomic region:
- the SCC4 gene encoding cohesin-loading factor complex subunit SCC4 (similar to Saccharomyces cerevisiae SCC4 (YER147C); ancestral locus Anc_8.196) — MQAKTQIIRKPKKLSNETLYYLANQYIDQAYKNSFKIQNESQLIQYYKLIQLSIELCSKLAASRSNFNIHKKNFILFKIVLLLLDNSINYKLIDSQLSTLINQLDLQKKNHYLQNNLHFNCIFVKLWNLPLWKGDPKQYNIALDDTLTYKSYLTTILHHSSHDFGINLQFSIISFIHLFWLIKLNKNKSLIDSTFKHLLSFNNSLPTNHSNFVWINYNSFISLVYLNYILQNNLIIPRVLQSNITSIQASPMSKNLKAWHLIIDLLFLIKRDSNITLKLNEIKSFFDSNSLNLSSLYLNFTTNDDNKLQISLNDIVLKIDLFSIFNYRNLTNILLFLQSISYLINSTEKNSNFALIYLPKIKKNILSIQLNLKSSKNVPLAFHDANQNWYSKFLNLIDFYSLWYDLILNNFTSLPLAKDNDPYFKLISTHLDSTNDNTLQLYQHIIDSPSISNSNSHLKLFALFNSYLILSSRLSQTNSSDDTHSIINKLNNTWSNLNSIFLSNSSNLFTKNNNYFVTFIILWISSHLQPFNSNPLPSTDKEKEFFISNLEKFYQQNSFYSTLTDSTSSSTSQFHLKKSLHLQILLNYIGTRLFEHDLTKISKISKTCFHYSMKFNFHYKFIYILGLWHLINSTSQLNEREIQKTKLN; from the coding sequence ATGCAAGCCAAAACTCAGATAATAAGAAAACCaaagaaattatcaaatgaaaCTTTGTACTATTTGGCAAACCAATACATAGACCAAGCTTATAAGAATTCCTTCAAGATCCAAAATGAATCTCAATTGATCCAATATTACAAGCTGATCCAATTATCCATCGAGCTCTGCTCGAAGCTGGCTGCTTCCAGATCAAACTTCAATATTCACAAGAAAAACTTCATCTTGTTCAAAATcgttttattattattagacaATTCCatcaattataaattaattgattctCAATTATCTACCTTGATCAACCAATTGGatttgcaaaaaaaaaaccattatttacaaaataatctACACTTCAATTGTATCTTTGTAAAATTATGGAACTTGCCGCTGTGGAAAGGCGACCCCAAACAATATAATATCGCTTTGGATGATACGTTGACGTATAAGAGCTATCTAACGACAATTCTCCATCATTCGAGTCACGACTTTGGGATCAATTTACAATTCTCCATCATATCCTTTATCCATCTGTTTTGGTTGAtcaaattaaacaaaaacaaatcGTTGATCGATTCCACTTTTAAACACTTGTTATCATTCAACAATTCTCTTCCAACCAACCATTCCAATTTCGTCTGgattaattataattccTTCATTTCGTTGGTCTATTTAAACTACATCTTGCAAAACAATCTCATTATCCCCAGGGTTTTACAATCCAACATCACCTCCATACAAGCAAGTCCAATGtcgaaaaatttaaaagctTGGCATTTGATTATAGATTTGCTTTTCCTGATCAAACGAGATTCAAACATTacattgaaattaaatgaaattaaatcatttttcgattcaaattcattaaacTTATCCTCtctttatttaaacttCACCACCAATGATGACAACAAGTTGCAAATCTCCCTGAACGATATCGTCTTGAAAATCGATCTTTTTTCCATCTTCAATTATAGAAATTTAACAaacattttattattcttacAAAGCATTagttatttgataaattccacagaaaaaaattcaaatttcgcattgatttatttaccaaagattaaaaaaaatatcttatCCATTCAATTAAACTTGAAATCTTCCAAAAATGTCCCCCTAGCATTCCATGATGCTAATCAAAATTGgtattcaaaatttctaaatttaattgatttttattcaCTTTGGTAcgatttaattttaaataattttacatCATTGCCCCTGGCAAAGGACAACGATCcttatttcaaattaatttcaactCATTTGGATTCCACCAATGACAATACACTACAATTATACCAACATATAATCGATTCTCCAtctatttcaaattcaaattcacatttaaaattatttgccctattcaattcatatttgattttatcTTCAAGATTAAGTCAAACAAATTCATCAGATGATACtcattcaattattaacaaattaaaCAACACATGGTCCAATCTCAATTCTATATTCTTATCAAACTCATCGAATTTatttactaaaaataataattatttcgTCACATTCATAATTTTATGGATTTCATCACATTTACAACCATTTAATTCTAACCCTTTACCAAGTACTGATAAAGAAAAggaatttttcatttcaaatttggaaaaattttatcaacAAAACTCATTCTATTCAACACTCACTGATTCTACTTCTTCCTCCACCTctcaatttcatttgaaaaaatctttacatttacaaattttattaaattatatcgGTACAAGGTTATTCGAACATGATTTAActaaaatttctaaaatttcaaagacTTGTTTCCATTATTCCatgaaatttaatttccattataaattcatttatatcTTGGGACTTTGgcatttaattaattctacttcacaattaaatgaaagagaaattcaaaagacaaaattaaattaa